In Mytilus edulis chromosome 13, xbMytEdul2.2, whole genome shotgun sequence, a single window of DNA contains:
- the LOC139499983 gene encoding glutaconyl-CoA decarboxylase subunit gamma-like: MDFFKLTILVITVFIGLILGPVHGTVVIDVPDDGLGGLGGLGALLPLLLLSLLASALFPAAAAPAPAPAAAPAAAAAAAAPIVVPVVVAPVVVTTVGTTVTMPTTTDQ; encoded by the exons ATGGATTTTTTTAAACTGACCATCCTTGTCATCACGGTTTTTATCGGATTAATACTTGGTCCTGTTCATGGAACTGTTGTTATCGATGTACCCGATGATGGACTTGGTGGCCTGGGTGGCCTTGGTGCGTTATTGCCGCTGTTATTATTATCCCTCTTAG CTTCCGCCTTGTTTCCGGCAGCAGCAGCTCCAGCACCAGCACCAGCAGCAGCTCCAGCAGCAG ctgctgctgctgctgctccAATAGTAGTTCCTGTTGTTGTTGCACCTGTTGTTGTCACCACTGTAGGTACTACTGTCACGATGCCAACCACCACagatcaatga
- the LOC139501503 gene encoding uncharacterized protein — MHWFVNIYFNMADKSSAKTQRDRKPNFTQEEVNVIQDQVQKNYKVINEKFGDGITNSRKIAVWSRISILVSALGVANRSPKDCKDKWANTKKVAKKVFNNRNKEQRATGGGPQPKKLSLAIERTIDLCKDSASFKGLEGVESVLDDNSAALPEESASNSQDLFDTPPSQPLSQSGSESILQPLPLISLLPAVNIQVPRPVAAVVELGTLTAQKAENPKKRKATADDVYGLQVLYLKGEMEKQTKEMKKLDLQIELLELMKQDKENTPLTFSQLLMN; from the exons ATGCATTGGTTTGTTAATATTTACTTCAACATGGCTGACAAGTCTTCTGCTAAAACACAAAGGGACAGAAAACCTAACTTCACCCAAGAAGAAGTAAATGTAATTCAAGATCAAGTGCAAAAGAATTACAAAGTGATTAATGAAAAGTTTGGAGATGGTATAACCAATTCCAGAAAGATTGCTGTCTGGAGCAGGATTTCCATCTTGGTCAGTGCTCTGGGTGTTGCCAACAGGTCTCCCAAAGACTGTAAAGACAAGTGGGCTAACACCAAGAAGGTGGCTAAGAAGGTTTTTAACAACCGTAACAAGGAGCAGAGGGCTACTGGTGGTGGTCCACAGCCAAAAAAACTGAGTCTGGCCATTGAAAGAACAATAGACCTTTGTAAAGACTCAGCTTCTTTCAAAGGTCTTGAAGGAGTTGAAAGTGTACTTG ATGACAACTCAGCAGCATTGCCAGAGGAGAGTGCAAGTAATTCCCAGGACCTGTTTGATACCCCTCCAAGCCAACCACTTTCCCAATCTGGATCTGAATCCATTCTTCAGCCATTACCACTAATATCGCTTCTACCGGCTGTAAATATCCAGGTGCCACGCCCAGTGGCTGCAGTAGTTGAGCTGGGGACTCTAACAGCACAGAAAGCAGAAAATCCAAAGAAAAGGAAAGCAACTGCTGATGATGTTTATGGGCTTCAG gtaCTGTATTTGAAGGGTGAAATGGAAAAGCAGACAAAAGAGATGAAGAAATTAGACCTTCAAATAGAGTTGCTAGAATTAATGAAACAAGACAAAGAGAATACTCCACTAACATTTTCTCAacttttaatgaattaa